A single window of Ignavibacteriales bacterium DNA harbors:
- a CDS encoding YjbH domain-containing protein — MLKANSYKLLFSLFLLPFSFFHGQTLEGSTGLFFIPTAEMQQDKQITVGASFIDKSLLSFSDYKKDAITPFFSFNFLPYIEISGKITRMINPDIGTQGIGDRTISLRIRLNNEAGYLPAVLVGLHDLEGVYGGPKAVRNNALYIVVSKHVMINSLSNFLAGFHLGFGSDRIRAQHHNFVGLFGGINFMLYRTFEIMGEYDGAHTNGGIRVKLFNHISLLGGLLRLKHFSGGMSFNFIL; from the coding sequence ATGCTAAAGGCTAATAGCTATAAGCTTCTTTTTTCCCTTTTTCTTCTTCCTTTTTCCTTCTTTCATGGGCAGACTCTCGAAGGCAGTACTGGCCTATTTTTTATCCCAACGGCGGAGATGCAACAGGATAAACAGATTACAGTCGGAGCAAGTTTTATTGATAAATCGCTTCTTTCTTTTAGTGATTATAAAAAAGATGCTATAACGCCATTCTTTAGTTTTAATTTCTTACCATATATTGAAATAAGTGGTAAGATAACACGAATGATAAATCCAGATATCGGTACTCAAGGTATTGGTGATAGAACTATTAGTTTAAGAATTAGATTGAATAATGAAGCTGGTTATTTGCCAGCTGTTTTAGTAGGGTTACATGATCTGGAGGGTGTATATGGTGGTCCCAAAGCTGTAAGAAATAATGCATTGTATATTGTTGTTTCTAAACATGTTATGATAAATAGTCTAAGTAATTTTTTAGCTGGTTTTCATCTTGGTTTTGGATCCGATCGAATCCGGGCGCAGCATCATAATTTTGTCGGATTATTCGGGGGCATCAATTTTATGTTGTATAGAACATTTGAAATAATGGGAGAATATGACGGAGCACATACAAACGGGGGGATAAGGGTAAAATTGTTTAATCATATTTCTTTGCTTGGCGGGTTGCTAAGACTCAAACATTTCTCCGGCGGCATGAGTTTTAATTTTATATTGTAG